The following are encoded in a window of Vicia villosa cultivar HV-30 ecotype Madison, WI unplaced genomic scaffold, Vvil1.0 ctg.000863F_1_1, whole genome shotgun sequence genomic DNA:
- the LOC131631766 gene encoding uncharacterized protein LOC131631766 has protein sequence MNSSTIGSMFLGLLLISQYPFAADARAHIGLQSSLISVVCSTSSNKAECNAILGSSPLAAQAKNFRQLSKVVLEMAYNKAAAGQAFLKKLAASTKCPALTRCANFDYDGVVMSFRSALGELKEDPQTANYDAKVASDGTAQCDRGMVAEHVVNPQVTALNSQINFYSELAFLVTNNL, from the coding sequence ATGAATTCCTCAACAATAGGTTCCATGTTCCTTGGTTTGCTCCTAATATCTCAATACCCTTTCGCCGCAGACGCCAGGGCTCACATTGGATTACAATCCAGCCTAATTTCCGTAGTTTGCAGCACTTCATCCAACAAGGCAGAATGCAACGCCATCCTCGGATCAAGTCCTCTAGCCGCACAAGCGAAAAACTTCCGTCAACTCTCCAAGGTTGTTCTTGAAATGGCGTACAACAAAGCCGCTGCAGGACAGGCATTTCTTAAAAAATTGGCCGCATCAACCAAGTGTCCAGCACTTACACGGTGTGCTAACTTTGATTATGATGGTGTTGTTATGTCGTTTAGAAGCGCCCTTGGTGAGTTGAAGGAAGATCCTCAAACTGCTAACTATGATGCTAAGGTTGCTAGTGATGGAACTGCTCAATGTGATAGAGGAATGGTTGCAGAACATGTTGTTAATCCTCAAGTTACTGCTCTTAACAGTCAGATTAATTTTTATAGTGAATTGGCATTCTTAGTCACTAATAACCTTtga
- the LOC131631808 gene encoding protein S-acyltransferase 8-like isoform X1 has translation MAAKRVYQVWKGSNKFIFGGRLAFGPDARSLIITFSLIIVPVIIFCAFVARHLRHEFSSYYSGYAILVAAILFTIHVLVLLSLTSARDPGIVPRNSHPPEEEFRYEPSGVGGQQTPTLQFPRTKEVMVNGITVKVKYCETCMLYRPPRCSHCSICNNCVERFDHHCPWVGQCIGLRNYRYFFLFVSSATILCVYVFSLSAYYIKVLMDNNNNGTVWKAIKESPASVILMAYCFISLWFVGGLTGFHLYLIGSNQTTYENFRYRADGRINVFNRGCLNNFLEVFCTEIKPSRNNFRAFVQEEGQRPLTPVFARGHEQGDLGGDRRPKVEHDLDIGEDLLKISQRRNIEELDEDIQSRGSNGAPHITGDPDSILSSDHRATTIRSDTRHSRWERSGSWEIAQDDFANSNVTESRNHVASKEMRQ, from the exons ATGGCTGCAAAGCGCGTGTACCAAGTTTGGAAAGGAAGTAAT AAATTCATATTTGGAGGGAGATTGGCATTTGGGCCTGATGCCAGATCCCTAATTATCACTTTTTCACTGATTATTGTTCCAGTTATCATCTTTTGTGCATTTGTAGCAAGGCATCTTCGGCATGAATTTTCTTCATATTATTCAGGATACGCCATTTTAGTAGCAGCAATTCTCTTTACTATCCAT GTTCTGGTGCTCCTCAGTCTTACTTCCGCGCGCGATCCTGGCATTGTTCCAAGGAATTCACATCCACCGGAAGAAGAGTTTCGTTATGAGCCATCTGGTGTAGGCGGACAACAAACGCCAACCCTTCAGTTCCCAAGAACAAAAGAAGTAATGGTCAATGGCATTACTGTAAAGGTGAAATATTGTGAAACTTGTATGCTGTATCGTCCTCCTCGATGCTCGCATTGCTCCATATGCAACAACTGTGTTGAGCGTTTCGATCACCATTGCCCTTGGGTGGGCCAATGCATTGGACTG AGGAACTACCGATACTTCTTTCTGTTTGTTTCTTCTGCAACAATTCTGTGTGTCTATGTGTTTTCTCTCTCGGCTTATTACATCAAGGTTCTGATGGATAATAATAACAATGGTACAGTGTGGAAGGCGATAAAAGAATCTCCTGCATCCGTGATATTAATGGCGTATTGTTTCATCTCTTTGTGGTTTGTTGGTGGACTAACTGGTTTTCATTTGTACCTTATAGGCTCAAACCAG ACAACCTATGAAAACTTCCGGTACAGAGCTGATGGCAGGATCAATGTTTTTAATCGAGGTTGTTTAAATAATTTTCTGGAAGTGTTTTGCACAGAAATAAAGCCGTCAAGGAACAATTTCAGggcttttgttcaagaggaggggCAACGGCCGCTGACCCCGGTCTTTGCTCGGGGACATGAACAAGGTGATTTGGGTGGCGATCGTCGTCCTAAAGTTGAACATGATCTAGATATCGGTGAAGATCTATTGAAGATATCACAGCGTAGGAACATTGAAGAGCTTGACGAGGATATTCAGAGTAGAGGGAGCAATGGCGCCCCCCATATTACAGGTGATCCTGATTCCATTTTGTCATCAGATCATCGAGCTACCACAATAAGATCTGATACTAGGCACTCTCGTTGGGAAAGAAGTGGAAGCTGGGAAATTGCACAAGATGATTTCGCCAATTCAAATGTCACAGAAAGCAGAAATCATGTCGCATCAAAGGAAATGCGCCAATGA
- the LOC131631808 gene encoding protein S-acyltransferase 8-like isoform X2: MAAKRVYQVWKGSNVLVLLSLTSARDPGIVPRNSHPPEEEFRYEPSGVGGQQTPTLQFPRTKEVMVNGITVKVKYCETCMLYRPPRCSHCSICNNCVERFDHHCPWVGQCIGLRNYRYFFLFVSSATILCVYVFSLSAYYIKVLMDNNNNGTVWKAIKESPASVILMAYCFISLWFVGGLTGFHLYLIGSNQTTYENFRYRADGRINVFNRGCLNNFLEVFCTEIKPSRNNFRAFVQEEGQRPLTPVFARGHEQGDLGGDRRPKVEHDLDIGEDLLKISQRRNIEELDEDIQSRGSNGAPHITGDPDSILSSDHRATTIRSDTRHSRWERSGSWEIAQDDFANSNVTESRNHVASKEMRQ, encoded by the exons ATGGCTGCAAAGCGCGTGTACCAAGTTTGGAAAGGAAGTAAT GTTCTGGTGCTCCTCAGTCTTACTTCCGCGCGCGATCCTGGCATTGTTCCAAGGAATTCACATCCACCGGAAGAAGAGTTTCGTTATGAGCCATCTGGTGTAGGCGGACAACAAACGCCAACCCTTCAGTTCCCAAGAACAAAAGAAGTAATGGTCAATGGCATTACTGTAAAGGTGAAATATTGTGAAACTTGTATGCTGTATCGTCCTCCTCGATGCTCGCATTGCTCCATATGCAACAACTGTGTTGAGCGTTTCGATCACCATTGCCCTTGGGTGGGCCAATGCATTGGACTG AGGAACTACCGATACTTCTTTCTGTTTGTTTCTTCTGCAACAATTCTGTGTGTCTATGTGTTTTCTCTCTCGGCTTATTACATCAAGGTTCTGATGGATAATAATAACAATGGTACAGTGTGGAAGGCGATAAAAGAATCTCCTGCATCCGTGATATTAATGGCGTATTGTTTCATCTCTTTGTGGTTTGTTGGTGGACTAACTGGTTTTCATTTGTACCTTATAGGCTCAAACCAG ACAACCTATGAAAACTTCCGGTACAGAGCTGATGGCAGGATCAATGTTTTTAATCGAGGTTGTTTAAATAATTTTCTGGAAGTGTTTTGCACAGAAATAAAGCCGTCAAGGAACAATTTCAGggcttttgttcaagaggaggggCAACGGCCGCTGACCCCGGTCTTTGCTCGGGGACATGAACAAGGTGATTTGGGTGGCGATCGTCGTCCTAAAGTTGAACATGATCTAGATATCGGTGAAGATCTATTGAAGATATCACAGCGTAGGAACATTGAAGAGCTTGACGAGGATATTCAGAGTAGAGGGAGCAATGGCGCCCCCCATATTACAGGTGATCCTGATTCCATTTTGTCATCAGATCATCGAGCTACCACAATAAGATCTGATACTAGGCACTCTCGTTGGGAAAGAAGTGGAAGCTGGGAAATTGCACAAGATGATTTCGCCAATTCAAATGTCACAGAAAGCAGAAATCATGTCGCATCAAAGGAAATGCGCCAATGA